A single genomic interval of Lactococcus sp. S-13 harbors:
- a CDS encoding hemolysin family protein, translating into MSNPDPESVSILLQILLLIFLTALNAFFSASEMAMVSLSRTKVEQKASEGDKKYINLVKILNQPSNFLSTIQIGITLINILAGASLADALSSRLAPLLGGTTLAKTLAQVIVLAILTYVSLVFGELYPKRIAQNLKEKMALRVAPPIQFLGKVMKPFVWFLASSTNLLSRLTPMKFDDADESMTRDEIEYLLNSNDEALDDSEREMITGVFSLDELVAREIMVPRTDSFMIDVNDDSHESITAILNETYSRVPVYDDDKDNILGILHVKKLLRYGFDHGFENIDLREILQEPLFVPETIFVDDLMRQMRKTQNQMAVLLNEYGGVEGLITLEDLLEEIVGEIDDETDIAEEEVFKIGDNLYVVQGKMTLNDFNEEFETHLESNDVDTIAGYFLSETGQIPEKGQQIVCKVDNEEDHLSLTSLEVSGKRVVKLRVEFDVKPEEIEE; encoded by the coding sequence ATGTCAAACCCTGATCCCGAGAGTGTATCGATACTCTTGCAGATTCTCTTACTTATCTTTCTGACGGCTTTAAATGCCTTTTTCTCTGCCAGTGAAATGGCAATGGTCAGTCTTAGCCGAACAAAGGTTGAGCAAAAAGCAAGTGAAGGTGATAAAAAATACATCAATCTTGTCAAAATATTGAATCAACCAAGCAATTTCCTTTCAACGATTCAAATCGGAATTACTCTGATTAACATCTTGGCTGGGGCCAGTCTGGCAGATGCCCTTTCTTCACGCTTAGCACCACTTTTGGGTGGGACGACTTTGGCTAAAACTTTGGCACAGGTGATTGTTTTGGCAATCTTGACCTATGTTTCATTGGTTTTTGGGGAATTGTATCCTAAACGAATCGCCCAAAATCTGAAGGAAAAAATGGCGCTACGTGTTGCACCACCTATTCAATTTTTAGGGAAGGTGATGAAGCCTTTTGTCTGGTTTTTGGCTAGCTCAACGAATTTATTGAGCCGTTTAACACCAATGAAATTTGATGATGCTGATGAAAGCATGACTCGAGATGAGATTGAGTATTTGCTTAATTCTAATGATGAAGCGCTGGATGATAGCGAACGTGAGATGATCACAGGTGTTTTCAGCTTGGATGAGTTGGTGGCAAGGGAGATTATGGTGCCACGGACGGATTCCTTCATGATTGATGTTAATGATGATTCACATGAAAGTATCACTGCAATTTTAAACGAAACCTATTCGCGTGTGCCTGTCTATGATGACGACAAAGATAATATTTTAGGAATTTTGCACGTTAAAAAATTGTTGAGATATGGTTTTGATCATGGTTTTGAAAATATTGATTTGCGCGAAATTTTGCAAGAGCCTTTGTTTGTACCAGAAACAATTTTTGTGGATGATTTGATGCGCCAAATGCGTAAAACCCAAAATCAAATGGCGGTTTTACTTAATGAATACGGGGGCGTTGAAGGACTTATCACTTTAGAAGATTTATTGGAAGAAATCGTTGGAGAAATTGACGATGAAACTGATATTGCTGAAGAAGAAGTTTTTAAAATCGGAGACAATCTGTATGTTGTTCAAGGAAAAATGACGCTTAATGATTTCAACGAAGAATTTGAGACGCATCTTGAAAGCAATGATGTAGACACAATTGCTGGTTATTTCTTGTCGGAAACTGGTCAAATTCCAGAAAAAGGTCAGCAAATTGTCTGCAAAGTAGATAATGAAGAGGATCATTTATCATTAACTAGCTTGGAAGTTTCTGGAAAACGAGTAGTTAAGCTTCGAGTAGAGTTTGATGTGAAGCCTGAAGAAATCGAAGAATAA
- a CDS encoding AI-2E family transporter — translation MFKKSKLFFWTIEILAVALLIFMLTEIQFVFQPIKTLLALLFIPFIIAGFLYYVFNPVVVYLEQKLKIKKIFGIFIVLLVLLGMIIFAIASVIPSLISQLTDLISATAKVYPEAMKWLEGLRHSPRFAEIYRQVDVNSLVEKLNLSYTDILHNLLNSITISVGSIVSIATSIVMVLILVPILLFYMLKDGEKIIPFLKKNVLVEDKLNIFELLENMNHTISRYISGVALDALLVFVVVFVGYLVLGIPYAFLFALFAGVTNLIPYAGPYIGVLPMVLTVAFNRPITALIAVVYVLVLQQLDGNLVYPKIVGSAVKVHPVTVMILMLISGSLYGIVGMIIAVPTYCLVKEIVKFLNSLYRNHREQQRKIISK, via the coding sequence ATGTTTAAAAAAAGTAAACTTTTCTTCTGGACAATTGAGATTTTAGCGGTGGCGCTCTTAATCTTCATGCTAACCGAGATTCAATTTGTCTTTCAACCCATCAAAACCTTGCTCGCTCTTCTTTTCATTCCTTTTATTATCGCTGGTTTTTTGTACTATGTTTTTAATCCAGTCGTTGTTTATCTGGAGCAAAAATTAAAAATCAAAAAAATATTTGGTATTTTTATTGTTCTTTTAGTTCTTTTAGGAATGATTATTTTTGCAATTGCTTCGGTAATTCCTAGCTTGATTTCGCAACTGACGGATCTGATTAGTGCAACAGCAAAAGTTTATCCAGAAGCAATGAAATGGCTTGAAGGGCTGCGTCATAGTCCAAGATTCGCTGAAATTTACCGACAAGTGGATGTTAATAGTCTTGTAGAAAAATTGAACCTGTCCTATACAGATATTCTCCATAATCTGCTTAATAGCATCACAATTAGCGTGGGAAGCATCGTGAGTATTGCCACAAGCATTGTTATGGTTCTCATTTTAGTTCCAATTTTGCTGTTTTATATGCTTAAAGATGGTGAAAAAATCATCCCATTCTTGAAAAAGAACGTTTTGGTTGAAGATAAGCTCAATATCTTTGAGTTATTGGAAAATATGAACCATACCATTTCGCGATATATTTCAGGAGTTGCGCTTGATGCGCTCTTAGTCTTTGTGGTAGTTTTTGTAGGGTATCTCGTGTTAGGAATTCCTTATGCCTTCCTTTTTGCCCTTTTTGCTGGGGTGACAAATCTGATTCCTTACGCCGGCCCTTACATTGGGGTACTGCCAATGGTGCTGACTGTTGCTTTCAATCGTCCAATTACTGCACTTATTGCCGTTGTTTACGTCCTTGTCCTTCAACAATTGGATGGCAATCTGGTTTATCCTAAAATCGTTGGGTCAGCAGTTAAAGTTCATCCAGTGACTGTAATGATTCTGATGCTTATTTCTGGCAGTCTTTATGGAATTGTTGGAATGATTATCGCTGTTCCGACTTATTGTCTGGTCAAAGAGATCGTGAAGTTCTTAAACAGCCTTTATCGAAATCATAGAGAGCAGCAGAGGAAAATTATTTCAAAATGA
- a CDS encoding GIY-YIG nuclease family protein — protein MTILLKDILNFETLLEKYKGKRIKLRFNTNWKYNDIVFDYADMCRMKEDYFIPMMLTAGSKSVSRNAVNDIQFQFIEVEKHRWLFVGAYDIKSRDSLTYHFSANYFKSYAEAVRIQEYDQYAERLIVDFKNRGQSFFYVNPEIINSVQVDSISTEPYFELDINFPGYENLCKSYYDLKQHWNNKLWVQALSEVYGVYLITDKKTGKLYVGSATGQDGIYGRWSAYLADGYDKNEKEDSKYPNTKLKELVSNKGIEYVQKNFQYTVLEIFKKDEIGKGKALKREIYWKEAFQSRKFGYNQN, from the coding sequence ATGACGATTTTATTGAAAGATATACTTAATTTTGAAACTTTACTGGAAAAATATAAAGGAAAAAGAATAAAATTAAGATTTAACACTAATTGGAAGTATAATGATATTGTATTTGATTATGCTGATATGTGTAGAATGAAAGAAGATTATTTTATTCCCATGATGTTGACAGCTGGGAGTAAGAGTGTATCTAGAAATGCAGTGAACGATATACAATTTCAATTTATTGAGGTTGAAAAGCATAGGTGGCTCTTTGTTGGGGCATACGACATCAAAAGCCGAGATAGTTTAACTTACCATTTTTCTGCAAATTATTTCAAGTCTTATGCTGAAGCAGTCAGAATTCAAGAATATGATCAATATGCAGAAAGGCTGATTGTTGATTTCAAAAACAGGGGTCAAAGTTTTTTTTATGTTAACCCTGAGATTATTAACAGCGTCCAGGTAGATTCTATTTCAACAGAACCATATTTTGAATTAGATATTAACTTCCCAGGTTATGAAAACTTATGTAAAAGCTATTATGATTTAAAACAGCATTGGAATAATAAGTTGTGGGTGCAAGCTTTATCAGAAGTTTATGGGGTCTATTTAATAACAGATAAAAAAACTGGAAAATTATACGTTGGTTCTGCAACTGGCCAAGATGGTATTTATGGACGATGGTCTGCTTATCTTGCTGATGGATATGATAAAAATGAGAAAGAAGATAGTAAATATCCAAATACTAAATTAAAAGAACTCGTCAGTAACAAAGGGATAGAGTATGTTCAAAAGAATTTTCAATACACAGTTCTAGAAATATTTAAAAAAGATGAAATTGGAAAAGGTAAAGCATTAAAAAGAGAAATATATTGGAAGGAGGCTTTCCAATCACGTAAGTTTGGATATAATCAAAATTAA
- a CDS encoding Rha family transcriptional regulator, protein MNPLVLFDSLDLSKSSNENFYTTTEIIATQSGNSYKVESDLVRKYRSELEKIAHLNSFFKKLNVNDAGRSRKVYKLNEQQTLFFIPLLGNTPAVVQFKFDLAAAFVAMRNELQARKIERATEKATTRSLTDAVQNWKHTNNYAQSNFRKLLIKCATGLPYTKVQARGDKGVPMVDLLTAEELERYNKLKALVIPLLDFGETYKDIKEYVEKIATKKLSESLATKDSF, encoded by the coding sequence ATGAACCCATTAGTATTATTTGACAGTCTCGACTTATCTAAATCAAGCAATGAAAATTTTTATACCACGACCGAGATTATTGCGACACAATCAGGCAACTCTTATAAAGTTGAATCTGACTTGGTACGTAAATATCGTTCTGAACTTGAAAAAATTGCACATCTAAATAGCTTTTTCAAAAAGCTAAATGTAAATGATGCAGGACGCTCAAGAAAAGTATATAAATTAAACGAACAACAAACTCTTTTCTTTATTCCGCTTTTGGGGAACACTCCTGCAGTTGTACAATTTAAATTTGATTTAGCTGCAGCCTTTGTTGCGATGAGAAATGAGCTACAAGCTCGCAAAATTGAGCGAGCCACAGAAAAAGCGACTACTCGAAGTTTAACGGATGCAGTTCAAAATTGGAAGCATACTAATAACTACGCACAAAGTAATTTTAGAAAGTTGCTAATTAAGTGTGCTACAGGTTTGCCTTATACGAAGGTACAAGCTCGGGGAGATAAAGGCGTTCCAATGGTTGACTTGCTGACAGCTGAAGAATTAGAACGATATAACAAGTTAAAAGCGCTGGTTATTCCTTTACTTGATTTTGGGGAAACTTATAAGGACATCAAGGAATATGTCGAAAAAATTGCAACAAAAAAACTGTCCGAAAGTTTGGCGACCAAAGACAGTTTTTGA
- a CDS encoding tyrosine-type recombinase/integrase: protein MNKLNIKEYKTKGGEVRYILRGAYIGTDVLTGKQVKTYVRGRTKTGVKNELERLKNDFKKNGCAKRKSSLNTFSEVAESFFEFYKLQQKIGSVKQMRANLDTYSLPAFGNKRISKITTAQIQKQVILWAKNAAEPLEGKQKRTQGKGKDYKLQFNVINRIFQHAFSLGMIDFNPCQSVIIPQIKIDKATKQLKFYTKMELETLFSHVRSLPSGKWSTEYFQALLRLLVASGLRIGEAMALSWSDIDLDKQTISISKTTVQRTTIQDTPKTNKSTRQITIDPKANATLKHWFFYQKKHFMSLGNPHQPLVFPTWQGNVMDYHSLAYRLKKIETEAKLPLLSFHGFRHSHASLCLNAGMTYKVIQERLGHSTLQMTMDLYSHLEPEKKNKELELFTKYAKYAKYANF from the coding sequence ATGAACAAACTAAATATCAAAGAATACAAAACCAAAGGCGGAGAGGTGCGTTATATTCTCCGTGGTGCTTATATTGGTACTGATGTGCTGACAGGTAAGCAAGTTAAAACATACGTCAGAGGGCGTACAAAAACAGGCGTCAAGAATGAACTCGAACGCCTGAAAAATGATTTTAAGAAAAATGGTTGTGCTAAAAGAAAATCATCCTTGAACACTTTTTCTGAAGTTGCTGAGAGTTTCTTTGAATTTTATAAGCTGCAGCAAAAAATTGGATCAGTTAAACAAATGAGAGCTAATCTTGATACTTATTCTCTCCCAGCTTTTGGAAATAAACGAATTAGTAAAATTACTACTGCACAAATCCAAAAGCAAGTAATCCTTTGGGCCAAAAACGCTGCAGAACCTCTTGAAGGTAAGCAGAAAAGAACGCAGGGAAAAGGAAAAGACTATAAGTTACAATTTAACGTGATAAATCGTATATTCCAACACGCTTTTTCTCTTGGGATGATAGATTTTAACCCTTGCCAGTCGGTAATTATCCCGCAGATAAAAATTGATAAAGCGACTAAACAGCTCAAATTTTATACTAAAATGGAGCTTGAAACGCTATTCTCTCACGTTAGAAGTTTGCCTAGTGGTAAATGGTCAACTGAGTACTTTCAAGCGCTTCTACGCCTACTCGTGGCTTCTGGCTTACGTATCGGGGAGGCTATGGCTCTATCATGGTCTGATATTGATTTAGATAAACAAACTATTTCTATCAGCAAGACCACTGTACAGCGCACCACTATCCAAGATACTCCCAAAACTAACAAAAGTACTCGTCAAATTACTATTGATCCTAAAGCAAATGCAACACTTAAACATTGGTTCTTCTATCAAAAAAAACACTTCATGAGCTTAGGAAATCCACACCAACCACTTGTATTTCCAACTTGGCAAGGAAACGTTATGGATTACCATAGTTTAGCTTATCGGCTCAAAAAAATTGAAACAGAAGCCAAACTTCCTTTATTATCTTTTCATGGTTTTAGACATTCTCATGCAAGTCTATGTTTAAATGCTGGCATGACCTACAAAGTTATTCAGGAGCGTCTAGGGCATTCAACTTTACAAATGACAATGGATTTATATTCACATCTTGAGCCTGAAAAGAAAAATAAAGAGCTGGAACTATTCACTAAATACGCTAAATACGCTAAATACGCTAATTTTTAG
- a CDS encoding GNAT family N-acetyltransferase produces MEIRITRDTMSDIYFDALRIRNQVFVKEQGVPYELEVGNALEEAAAVHFVLYDAGVAQGTVRLLTNPAGSSALIQRMAIFKESRGRGYANVLLEELVVFAQNAGIEKLELHAQLSARGLYDKHGFAEVGDVFEEAGIAHITMEKGLNKQKNH; encoded by the coding sequence ATGGAAATTCGAATCACACGAGATACGATGTCTGATATTTACTTTGATGCTTTGCGTATTCGCAATCAAGTATTTGTCAAAGAGCAAGGGGTGCCTTATGAGCTGGAAGTAGGCAATGCGCTCGAGGAGGCTGCTGCTGTACATTTTGTGCTTTATGACGCTGGTGTCGCCCAAGGAACCGTGCGATTACTTACGAACCCAGCGGGTAGCTCGGCGTTGATTCAACGTATGGCCATTTTCAAGGAATCCAGAGGAAGGGGTTACGCCAATGTTTTGCTAGAGGAACTGGTCGTTTTTGCGCAAAATGCTGGTATCGAAAAACTAGAACTTCATGCTCAACTTTCTGCTCGAGGCCTCTATGACAAGCATGGTTTTGCAGAGGTGGGCGATGTTTTTGAAGAAGCAGGAATTGCGCACATCACGATGGAAAAAGGGCTTAATAAACAGAAAAATCACTGA
- a CDS encoding uracil-DNA glycosylase family protein, with the protein MDKFQEIFEAIKADPQNKSYTEQGIDPLYSVHQQAKICIIGQAPGIRAQESRLFWNDPSGDRLRDWLGIDRDSFYTSDKLSILPLDFYFPGKGKSGDLPPRKDFANKWHEILLTQMPEIELFILVGAYAMKHYLPLKSSAKTTDVIHNFQNYLPRYFPLVHPSPRNNIWISKNPWFEAEVLPELKKRVAEILKN; encoded by the coding sequence ATGGATAAATTTCAAGAGATTTTTGAGGCAATCAAGGCTGACCCACAAAATAAATCGTACACTGAGCAAGGAATTGATCCGCTTTATTCGGTGCATCAGCAGGCCAAAATTTGCATCATTGGCCAAGCGCCAGGGATTCGCGCGCAAGAGTCACGGCTGTTTTGGAATGATCCGTCGGGCGATCGGTTGCGCGATTGGCTGGGCATTGACCGAGACAGCTTCTACACTTCTGACAAGTTATCAATTTTACCGCTGGATTTTTATTTTCCAGGGAAAGGAAAATCGGGCGACTTACCGCCACGTAAGGATTTTGCTAATAAATGGCACGAGATTTTACTGACGCAAATGCCTGAGATTGAATTGTTCATTTTGGTTGGTGCTTACGCGATGAAACATTATTTGCCACTGAAATCGTCAGCAAAAACGACTGATGTCATCCATAATTTTCAAAATTATTTACCTCGATATTTTCCGCTCGTCCACCCCAGTCCGCGCAATAATATTTGGATATCTAAAAATCCGTGGTTTGAAGCAGAAGTTTTACCCGAGCTAAAAAAACGTGTTGCCGAAATCCTAAAAAATTAA
- the uvrA gene encoding excinuclease ABC subunit UvrA — MPQDKIVIHGAREHNLKNIDVEIPRDKLVVVTGVSGSGKSSLAFETLYAEGQRRYVESLSAYARQFLGNMDKPDVDSIDGLSPAISIDQKTTSKNPRSTVGTVTEINDYLRLLYARAGTPYCINGHGEISAQSVEEIVEQILELPEKTRLQILAPVVRGKKGTHVKMFERIQKDGYVRVRVNGEVYDISEAPELDKNKKHNIEIVIDRIVVKEGIRSRLFDSVEAALHQAEGYVIVDKMDGTELLFSEFYACPVCGFTVPELEPRLFSFNAPFGSCPDCDGLGLKLEPDVDLLIPDPSKTLREGAIVYWYGKASTYYPALLEQAMEQFGIDLDTPWENLSEKEQNIVLHGNGEKLFHFYHEGDFGLRDQDMTFVGVIPNLWRRYRSGMSESAREVARAYMTELTCTTCHGYRLNDQALSVKVGEKNIAEFSTLSIGDTLDYVANLTLSTNNEVIARPILKEVKDRLNFLKNVGLDYLTLSRSSGTLSGGESQRIRLATQIGSNLSGVLYILDEPSIGLHQRDNDRLIESLQKMRDLGNTLIVVEHDEDTMMAADWLIDVGPGAGDLGGEIIAAGTPKQVMKNKKSLTGQYLSGKRAIPVPEKRRAIDKKKAVKITGASENNLQTIDAEFPLGVMTAVTGVSGSGKSTLVNSILKKALAQKLNRNSEKPGKYKKITGYEGIERLIDIDQSPIGRTPRSNPATYTSVFDDIRDLFANTNEAKIRGYKKGRFSFNVKGGRCEACSGDGIIKIEMHFLPDVYVPCEVCHGRRYNSETLEVHYKGKNISEVLDMRVSDGLEFFRHIPKIERKLQTIVDVGLGYVTLGQPATTLSGGEAQRMKLASELQKRSNGKAFYILDEPTTGLHSEDIATLIKVLDRLVEQGNTIVVIEHNLDVIKTADYIIDLGPEGGAGGGTILAKGTPEEVAAVPESYTGQYLKAKLEK, encoded by the coding sequence ATGCCACAAGATAAAATCGTTATTCATGGTGCGCGTGAGCACAATTTAAAAAATATAGATGTTGAGATTCCTCGTGACAAGCTAGTTGTCGTAACAGGAGTTTCAGGTTCAGGAAAGTCCTCATTGGCCTTTGAAACGCTGTATGCCGAAGGACAAAGACGCTATGTTGAAAGTCTGTCGGCTTATGCCCGCCAATTTTTAGGAAATATGGACAAGCCAGATGTAGATTCCATTGATGGCCTTTCACCAGCCATTTCTATTGATCAAAAAACGACCTCAAAAAACCCGCGTTCAACAGTTGGGACAGTTACTGAGATCAATGATTATCTGAGATTATTGTATGCACGAGCAGGAACACCTTATTGTATCAATGGTCACGGAGAAATTTCAGCACAGTCAGTTGAGGAGATTGTGGAACAAATCCTCGAATTGCCAGAAAAAACCCGTCTACAAATTCTGGCGCCTGTCGTGCGCGGGAAAAAAGGCACACACGTCAAAATGTTTGAACGCATTCAAAAAGACGGCTATGTGCGTGTGCGCGTCAATGGCGAAGTTTATGATATTTCAGAAGCTCCCGAATTAGATAAGAATAAAAAACATAATATTGAGATTGTCATTGACCGAATTGTTGTCAAAGAAGGAATTCGCTCTCGTTTATTTGATTCAGTAGAGGCTGCACTGCATCAAGCTGAAGGTTATGTGATTGTGGATAAAATGGATGGCACGGAGCTACTTTTTAGCGAGTTTTATGCCTGCCCTGTCTGTGGCTTTACAGTTCCTGAGCTGGAGCCTCGTCTCTTCTCTTTCAATGCGCCATTTGGATCTTGTCCTGATTGTGATGGTTTAGGGTTGAAATTGGAACCAGATGTGGACTTGTTGATTCCAGATCCAAGCAAAACCTTGCGTGAGGGAGCAATTGTTTATTGGTATGGCAAGGCTTCGACTTATTATCCAGCCCTTTTGGAACAAGCTATGGAGCAGTTCGGAATTGATTTAGATACACCTTGGGAAAATTTGTCAGAAAAAGAGCAGAATATTGTGCTTCATGGGAATGGTGAAAAACTTTTCCACTTTTATCACGAGGGAGATTTTGGTCTGCGAGATCAAGATATGACTTTTGTTGGCGTCATCCCTAATCTATGGCGTCGATACCGCTCGGGGATGAGTGAATCTGCACGTGAAGTGGCGCGAGCTTACATGACGGAGTTGACTTGTACGACTTGTCACGGCTATCGCCTGAATGACCAAGCCTTATCGGTCAAGGTTGGTGAAAAAAATATTGCTGAATTTTCTACGTTATCCATCGGGGATACTTTAGATTATGTAGCAAATTTGACCTTGTCAACCAATAATGAAGTGATTGCGCGTCCTATCTTGAAAGAAGTTAAAGATCGGCTGAATTTCCTTAAAAATGTGGGCTTGGATTATCTGACTTTGTCTCGGTCAAGTGGGACTTTGTCTGGGGGAGAATCCCAACGGATACGTTTGGCAACACAGATTGGTTCTAACTTATCAGGAGTGCTTTACATTTTGGATGAGCCTTCGATTGGTTTACACCAACGGGATAATGACCGCTTGATTGAATCTTTGCAAAAAATGCGGGATTTGGGCAACACACTGATTGTAGTGGAACATGATGAAGATACGATGATGGCGGCAGATTGGCTGATTGACGTAGGGCCAGGCGCTGGTGATTTGGGGGGCGAGATTATAGCTGCTGGAACACCAAAACAGGTCATGAAAAATAAAAAATCGTTGACAGGACAATATTTGTCAGGCAAGAGAGCCATTCCTGTACCAGAAAAACGGCGTGCTATTGATAAGAAAAAAGCAGTCAAAATTACAGGTGCTAGTGAAAATAACCTGCAAACGATTGATGCAGAATTTCCACTGGGTGTGATGACTGCGGTCACTGGAGTTTCTGGGTCTGGAAAATCAACTTTGGTGAATTCTATTTTGAAGAAAGCTTTGGCTCAAAAGCTCAATCGTAATTCAGAAAAACCAGGGAAATACAAGAAAATCACAGGCTATGAGGGCATTGAGCGCTTGATTGACATCGATCAAAGTCCAATTGGGCGGACACCGCGCTCCAATCCTGCCACTTATACCAGCGTTTTTGACGATATTCGTGATTTGTTTGCCAATACTAATGAAGCTAAAATTCGCGGTTACAAGAAAGGCCGTTTCTCCTTTAATGTCAAGGGTGGACGCTGTGAGGCTTGTTCTGGTGACGGGATTATCAAGATTGAAATGCACTTCTTGCCTGACGTGTATGTGCCTTGTGAAGTGTGTCACGGCAGACGGTATAATTCGGAAACTTTGGAAGTTCATTATAAGGGTAAAAATATCTCAGAGGTGCTGGATATGCGCGTGTCTGATGGACTGGAATTTTTCCGTCATATTCCGAAAATTGAACGGAAATTGCAGACTATTGTTGACGTAGGGCTGGGCTATGTGACGCTTGGTCAACCTGCAACAACCTTGTCTGGTGGAGAAGCTCAACGGATGAAATTGGCCAGCGAATTACAAAAACGTTCAAATGGGAAAGCTTTTTACATTTTGGATGAGCCAACGACTGGATTGCACAGTGAAGACATTGCCACCTTGATTAAGGTACTTGACCGCTTGGTTGAGCAGGGCAATACGATTGTGGTTATCGAGCATAATCTGGATGTTATAAAAACGGCCGATTACATCATTGACCTTGGCCCAGAAGGTGGTGCTGGCGGTGGAACCATTCTTGCCAAAGGGACACCAGAAGAAGTGGCAGCTGTGCCTGAAAGCTACACGGGACAATATTTGAAAGCCAAATTGGAAAAATAA
- a CDS encoding GIY-YIG nuclease family protein, whose amino-acid sequence MTEHFTYVLECADKTLYCGYTTDIDKRFATHNAGKGAKYTKRRLPVKLVAVVVFDNKIEAMQCEWWFKHKLIRQQKLLLIKNKEIKEKFTAYQKARENKKTSIKK is encoded by the coding sequence ATGACTGAGCATTTTACTTATGTTCTCGAATGTGCGGACAAAACACTTTACTGTGGTTATACGACAGATATAGACAAGCGTTTTGCTACTCACAATGCGGGCAAAGGGGCCAAATATACCAAACGTCGACTTCCTGTCAAGCTTGTTGCTGTGGTCGTTTTTGACAATAAAATCGAAGCAATGCAGTGTGAATGGTGGTTTAAGCATAAGCTCATCCGCCAACAAAAACTCCTTTTGATTAAAAATAAAGAAATCAAAGAAAAGTTTACTGCCTATCAAAAAGCGCGTGAAAATAAAAAAACATCCATTAAAAAATGA
- a CDS encoding Gfo/Idh/MocA family protein: MIIGVIGATSNIASKAYLPVYAKMQAEHRFILYSRQWEKAEKVREIYKFEYATEDLAALETVDLVIIHAATSQHFELAKRYLTAGVPVLMDKPVSENLAEVKALQALAVEKNVLFVVGFNRRFAPQTAKLKAVAHKNMVKVSKNLAHQASENPVFSMYDIFIHPLDTLIYLLDDEILEVHHSMKTDENGRLLRATVLLETATTTGIASMNLEAGAFTEEFTVESATETLRLSELVTLEKFTGIDRQTFGINGWQTATYNRGFDALVEGMVAAVTEFDGNNREHLLTDLKQENILKSHEIIAEMLAEKS; this comes from the coding sequence ATGATCATCGGAGTAATCGGAGCAACATCAAACATTGCCAGTAAGGCTTACCTGCCAGTCTATGCGAAGATGCAGGCGGAACATCGTTTTATTTTGTATTCACGCCAGTGGGAGAAGGCTGAAAAAGTCCGCGAAATCTATAAATTTGAATATGCCACGGAAGATTTAGCGGCCTTGGAAACAGTAGATTTGGTCATTATTCATGCAGCAACAAGTCAACATTTTGAGCTTGCAAAACGTTATCTTACAGCCGGCGTTCCTGTTTTAATGGACAAACCTGTGTCGGAAAATTTAGCAGAAGTTAAGGCTTTGCAAGCTTTAGCGGTAGAAAAAAATGTGCTTTTCGTTGTTGGCTTCAATCGCCGTTTTGCTCCACAAACAGCAAAATTAAAAGCAGTAGCTCATAAAAATATGGTGAAGGTGAGCAAAAATTTGGCACATCAAGCGAGCGAAAATCCAGTTTTTTCAATGTATGATATTTTCATTCATCCTTTGGATACACTGATTTACTTGCTGGACGATGAAATTTTGGAGGTTCATCACTCAATGAAGACTGATGAAAATGGTCGTTTATTGAGGGCAACGGTTCTGCTAGAAACAGCGACGACAACTGGGATTGCTAGCATGAATTTGGAAGCTGGCGCCTTCACCGAAGAGTTTACAGTCGAATCAGCGACCGAAACTTTGCGTCTGTCAGAGCTTGTGACACTTGAAAAATTTACAGGAATTGACCGACAAACATTTGGGATAAATGGCTGGCAGACAGCGACTTATAACCGTGGTTTTGACGCTTTAGTTGAGGGAATGGTTGCCGCAGTCACAGAATTTGACGGAAATAATCGAGAGCATTTGCTGACGGATTTGAAACAAGAAAATATTTTGAAATCACACGAAATCATTGCTGAAATGTTGGCCGAAAAGAGCTAG